In one window of Drosophila mauritiana strain mau12 chromosome X, ASM438214v1, whole genome shotgun sequence DNA:
- the LOC117148299 gene encoding uncharacterized protein F12A10.7, with the protein MDDLLAPQHKQYSVSSPQPVMHSIQLQQSLLLLLLLLLLPPLLSVCIIATVAATGNNKPSRVTIKAPGHWQPSTNLAWRPTHQVNQPTATSNICSSNMKFLCVFVILSICFMSTWAAVSEPAPEALEAEPSAVDEKKTEKRGIYGFGHGYGGYGGYGGYGAYGHGHYGGYGGLSSPYYGGYGYVHAAPYYGGHHGYYPYHHGHYGFY; encoded by the exons ATGGATGACCTTTTGGCTCCGCAGCATAAACAATATTCGGTTTCAAGTCCTCAACCCGTCATGCATTCAATTCAGCTGCAACaatcgctgctgctgctgctgctgctgctgctgctgccgccgttATTGTCAGTTTGCATAATTGCAACTGTAGCAGCAACTGGCAACAATAAGCCAAGCCGGGTGACTATAAAAGCGCCGGGCCACTGGCAGCCATCAACAAACCTCGCCTGGCGCCCAACCCATCAAGTCAACCAGCCAACAGCCACCAGCAacatctgcagcagcaacatgaagTTCTTG tGCGTGTTCGTCATCCTGTCCATTTGCTTCATGAGCACCTGGGCAGCAGTTTCGGAGCCCGCTCCTGAAGCCCTGGAGGCGGAGCCATCCGCCGTGGATGAGAAGAAGACAGAGAAGAGAGGCATCTACGGGTTCGGCCACGGCTATGGCGGCTATGGCGGATACGGCGGATACGGTGCCTATGGACACGGTCACTACGGCGGCTACGGCGGACTGAGCAGTCCCTACTACGGCGGCTACGGATACGTCCACGCGGCGCCCTACTACGGCGGACACCACGGCTACTATCCGTACCACCATGGCCACTACGGCTTCTACTAG
- the LOC117147285 gene encoding period circadian protein, translated as MLKRDLQKITLKLSDLKDYEVARQKNKLKGAPRPRLSQDALTGDDASTSGTTASCSSNTETATETASGSGSGSGSGSGSGSGSYITGMGYRSETPSSASYTTSTTPTPATQEEILRPSSAVTATTTTGTTNSGSTDDVSVAAVVDDTDTIDEISDDNWVDLNADTNDTVDTQPEEQDQLQQVEEEDGARGGV; from the coding sequence ATGCTGAAGCGTGATCTGCAGAAAATCACACTCAAGCTGTCCGATCTCAAGGACTACGAGGTTGCCCGCCAGAAGAACAAGCTCAAGGGCGCCCCGCGGCCCAGGCTTTCCCAGGATGCCCTCACCGGAGACGACGCCTCCACTTCGGGAACAACGGCAAGTTGCAGTTCCAACACGGAAACCGCCACGGAAACCGCATCGGGATCCGGATCAGGGTCTGGATCGGGCTCGGGTTCTGGGTCCGGATCGTACATTACGGGAATGGGCTACCGTTCGGAGACACCCTCCTCCGCATCGTACACCACGTCGACGACCCCGACTCCGGCCACTCAGGAGGAGATACTGAGACCCTCGTCCGCCGTCACGGCCACCACAACTACTGGGACCACTAATTCCGGCTCCACGGATGACGTGAGCGTGGCGGCCGTAGTGGATGACACGGATACCATTGACGAAATCAGCGATGACAACTGGGTAGACCTGAATGCGGACACCAACGATACCGTTGATACCCAGCCGGAGGAGCAGGACCAACTGCAacaggtggaggaggaggatgggGCTAGGGGTGGAGTCTAA
- the LOC117147100 gene encoding uncharacterized protein LOC117147100, protein MDISQPDDLYKEEETVRQPSLIPRDPLEVFNWIASLDVDKLEDETPPVSFYFDLVETKDVELACSVNTGKLVTLGCQTDVSQPDYSSNATLAPTDLKLSIPEDAPACPCPDASGDEVSITIFAESESEPKPHENSERPPSRSSFFGMLLKAVLALSVVHTLYVLSTIGFETFKNRVCQSSALNMTPPQTSSIRETVASLPESIWRSVEAKMASLRARFR, encoded by the coding sequence ATGGACATCTCCCAACCGGACGACCTATACAAGGAGGAGGAGACTGTCCGTCAGCCATCGCTCATACCGAGAGATCCCCTCGAGGTGTTCAATTGGATAGCTTCTTTGGATGTGGACAAGCTGGAGGACGAGACACCACCCGTCAGTTTCTACTTCGATTTGGTGGAGACAAAGGATGTTGAACTGGCCTGCAGTGTCAACACCGGAAAGCTTGTAACGCTCGGTTGTCAGACCGATGTGTCGCAGCCAGACTATTCATCCAACGCAACGTTGGCACCAACGGATCTGAAATTATCAATACCCGAAGATGCCCCAGCCTGCCCATGTCCGGACGCATCTGGTGATGAAGTATCAATTACTATATTTGCAGAAAGCGAATCTGAACCCAAACCACATGAGAACTCCGAGCGCCCACCGAGTCGCTCTTCGTTTTTCGGCATGTTGCTGAAGGCGGTCCTGGCACTGTCCGTGGTGCACACCCTCTATGTTCTGTCGACGATCGGCTTTGAGACCTTCAAGAACCGCGTATGTCAGTCATCTGCCCTGAATATGACACCGCCTCAGACTTCGTCGATCAGGGAGACAGTCGCTTCCCTGCCCGAGAGCATTTGGCGCAGTGTTGAAGCTAAAATGGCGAGCCTGCGAGCCCGCTTCAGATAA
- the LOC117147098 gene encoding monocarboxylate transporter 12 translates to MVHGPPARRKSQQQHEACEMDMERQPTPPDGGWGWVVVFGSFMIHIVTDGMTYSFGIFYNEFLDYFNEGKGYTAWIASIMVGVTFSSGPISSSFVNRYGCRAVTIAGSILAASCIIVSMFAQNVLTLIITIGFGTGLGFGLIYLPAIVSVTQYFEAKRSLATGIAVCGSGFGTFVFAPLTEFLIGNYGWRGAMLIIGGIVLNCIIFGAMFRPLELEAPPQTPPNTPSTPKLAKKSAIIDQNTTPAELEPLKVLPKDQYLQLPQRTDTPVSGGALCRSNSVGHNLKPSLNNNSNGAVNGQGPTLVTPPQAVVKSTSNDDIARKCHSQLQLTPLRDAHRERSASGTMYRPDALYQGSLHNLPDYVSSRNDLSRSMSGSGVIKRYGSLRQSNNVSQSQEEAKCCGCITCSKETRDTFAEMMNFSLLKDMVFVIFSVSNFCTSIGFNVPYLYVVAYAETLKLTKTDASYLISTIGVANTVGRIILGYISDKPWVNRLLVYNVCLTACGISTAMVPLCHDFQSLAFYCCVFGFTIGAYVGLTSVILVDLLGLDKLTNAFGLLLLFQGIASFIGPPIGGWMYDLTDSYAPAFLMAGLMIAISGLVMFAIPPLQRLQARKSERKPHTEHLALS, encoded by the exons ATGGTACACGGACCGCCGGCTCGCAGAAAatcacagcagcagcatgagGCCTGCGAGATGGACATGGAGCGGCAGCCCACCCCGCCGGACGGCGGATGGGGATGGGTTGTGGTCTTCGGCTCCTTCATGATACACATAGTCA CCGATGGCATGACCTACTCCTTTGGCATCTTCTACAATGAGTTCCTGGACTATTTCAACGAGGGCAAAGGCTACACGGCTTGGATTGCCTCCATAATGGTGGGCGTGACCTTCTCATCCG GACCGATCAGCTCGTCGTTCGTAAATCGATATGGCTGTCGAGCGGTGACCATAGCGGGCTCCATTTTGGCCGCCAGCTGCATCATCGTGAGCATGTTCGCCCAGAATGTCCTCACGCTGATCATCACGATCGGTTTCGGAACGGGCTTGGGCTTTGGGCTCATCTACCTGCCGGCCATCGTGAGTGTGACGCAGTACTTCGAAGCCAAGAGATCTCTGGCCACGGGAATCGCCGTCTGCGGCTCCGGATTCGGTACCTTCGTCTTTGCCCCGCTCACGGAGTTCCTGATCGGCAACTACGGGTGGCGCGGTGCGATGCTGATTATCGGCGGCATCGTGCTCAACTGCATCATCTTTGGGGCCATGTTCCGACCGCTGGAGCTAGAGGCACCGCCGCAGACGCCGCCGAACACGCCGAGCACTCCCAAGCTGGCCAAGAAGTCGGCCATTATCGACCAGAACACCACGCCGGCGGAGCTGGAGCCCCTCAAGGTCCTGCCCAAGGATCAGTACCTGCAGCTGCCGCAGCGCACGGATACTCCGGTCTCGGGGGGTGCCCTCTGCCGGTCCAACAGCGTTGGCCACAACCTCAAGCCCAGTCTG AACAACAACTCGAACGGCGCCGTCAATGGGCAGGGACCCACCTTGGTGACCCCACCGCAGGCGGTGGTGAAGAGCACCAGCAACGATGACATCGCCCGCAAGTGCCACAGCCAGTTGCAGCTGACTCCTCTGAGGGATGCGCACCGCGAGCGGAGTGCCAGTGGCACCATGTACCGCCCGGATGCTCTCTACCAG GGCTCCCTGCACAACCTACCCGACTATGTGAGCTCCAGGAACGATCTGAGCCGCTCCATGTCCGGCTCCGGGGTTATAAAGCGGTACGGGTCCCTTCGCCAGAGCAACAACGTGTCCCAGAGTCAG GAGGAGGCCAAGTGCTGTGGCTGCATCACTTGCTCCAAGGAGACACGCGACACATTCGCCGAAATGATGAACTTCTCCCTGCTCAAGGACATGGTGTTCGTGATCTTCTCCGTGTCTAACTTCTGCACGAGCATTGGCTTCAACGTTCCGTACCTGTATGTGGTCGCCTACGCGGAGACCCTGAAGCTCACCAAGACGGATGCCAGCTACCTGATATCCACGATTGGCGTGGCCAACACAGTGGGCCGCATAATCCTGGGCTACATATCGGACAAACCGTGGGTGAACCGCCTCCTGGTCTACAACGTCTGCCTTACCGCCTGCGGAATTT CCACTGCCATGGTGCCGCTGTGCCACGACTTCCAATCCCTGGCCTTCTACTGCTGCGTCTTTGGCTTCACGATCGGCGCCTATGTGGGCCTGACCTCGGTCATTCTGGTGGACCTGTTGGGACTGGACAAGCTGACGAACGCCTTTGGCCTTCTGCTGCTCTTCCAGGGTATTGCCAGCTTCATTGGTCCGCCCATCGGAG GCTGGATGTACGACCTGACGGACTCGTATGCGCCGGCCTTCCTGATGGCCGGACTCATGATCGCCATCAGCGGACTGGTGATGTTCGCCATTCCGCCGCTGCAGCGCCTGCAGGCCCGCAAGTCCGAGCGAAAGCCCCACACCGAGCACCTGGCCCTTAGTTAG
- the LOC117147102 gene encoding uncharacterized protein LOC117147102 gives MDLAIVNEGVRPERENVVLDPPLNVNRVNVNMSICMEYRSRIKWNLNLEAVCLYLEDDAFIGGSYSLHRHDVQRVSEPHHWMPRLRLLLAGWLKGIFRELRAFFSREDIALALPSQTTDQAPGCQVGTLFQ, from the coding sequence ATGGATTTAGCTATCGTGAATGAAGGTGTTCGACCAGAAagggaaaatgttgttttGGACCCACCGTTAAATGTTAATAGGGTGAATGTCAATATGTCCATCTGTATGGAGTATCGCAGCCGTATCAAGTGGAACCTAAACCTAGAGGCGGTGTGCCTGTATTTGGAAGATGACGCTTTTATCGGTGGTAGTTATTCCCTTCATCGCCATGATGTTCAACGGGTATCAGAACCGCACCATTGGATGCCCCGTCTTCGACTACTCCTGGCCGGCTGGTTGAAGGGGATCTTCAGAGAGCTGCGGGCCTTTTTTTCGAGGGAGGACATAGCGCTCGCTCTTCCTTCACAGACCACAGACCAAGCACCAGGATGCCAAGTGGGCACGCTGTTCCAATGA
- the LOC117147099 gene encoding fatty acyl-CoA reductase wat yields MHHPPSGEMEEFFEDSEIFVTGGSGVVGKALVEKLLRSCNVRRIYVLLRPRKQLTAEQRLVRLRQATVFHVLAAQKPEELDKIVAVPGDVSLPGLGIDPSMIQRMKGVSLVYHCAATVRFDEPLREALRLNVGGTLEALKFAETLPQLRAFVHVSTFYSNPYLTRVEPKYYSSPMDWRLCLRLIDDVADDGMLNALTRKLIVGFPNTYTFTKNLAESLVNDYRHRLPVIVYRPSIVLFAVDDPSPGFSPSLMGAMGLFALVGAGILKTVYLGKDIRLDITPQDIGIKSMLCYTKMGYEIYRQGPPADLPVYLSSSCTHVPHTFTQIAEQMDTLDLWRDVAFEKNLMIPGCHYTDRRWAYQFLVFTKQILPALILDLLLRIFGRKPVLMSAVRKAYQTLEVMQPFMFNNWDSPGVTDMESLSKQSEGSAFNLDAFNHPDIHGLVIQSCRNMLYSIRTHLLREDPKTLGRSKRILRIKEFLYRLLRLFLLYKLILWLWRSYLAHLF; encoded by the exons ATGCACCATCCACCATCCGGGGAAATGGAGGAGTTCTTCGAGGATAGCGAGATATTCGTGACGGGCGGATCGGGAGTGGTGGGCAAGGCGCTGGTCGAGAAGCTCCTGCGCTCCTGCAACGTTCGCCGCATCTACGTTCTGCTGCGTCCTCGCAAACAGCTGACAGCGGAGCAGAGACTCGTCCGACTGCGGCAGGCCACTGTCTTTCACGTGCTGGCCGCGCAAAAACCCGAAGAGCTGGACAAGATCGTGGCGGTCCCGGGCGACGTCTCTTTGCCGGGACTGGGCATCGATCCCTCGATGATACAGCGTATGAAAGGTGTTTCCCTGGTCTACCACTGTGCCGCCACGGTGCGATTCGATGAGCCGCTCCGCGAGGCTCTACGTCTGAATGTCGGAGGCACCTTGGAGGCCCTCAAGTTCGCCGAGACTCTGCCCCAGCTAAGGGCCTTCGTCCACGTTTCCACTTTCTACAGTAATCCCTATTTGACGCGGGTGGAGCCTAAG TACTACTCCTCGCCGATGGACTGGCGGTTGTGCCTTCGACTGATCGACGATGTCGCAGACGACGGGATGCTCAACGCGTTAACAAGAAA GTTGATCGTGGGCTTTCCCAACACGTATACGTTTACCAAAAACCTGGCCGAATCCCTAGTGAATGACTACCGCCATCGGCTGCCAGTAATAGTGTATCGTCCTTCCATAG TTCTCTTTGCCGTGGACGACCCATCGCCCGGATTCTCGCCATCCTTGATGGGCGCCATGGGACTGTTCGCGCTGGTCGGCGCTGGAATCCTCAAGACTGTTTACCTGGGCAAGGACATTCGACTGGACATCACGCCGCAGGACATTGGCATCAAGAGCATGCTGTGTTACACCAAAATGGGCTACGAGATTTACAGGCAGGGCCCACCGGCTGATCTGCCAGTTTACCTGTCCTCGTCGTGCACCCACGTGCCGCACACCTTCACCCAGATTGCCGAGCAGATGGACACGCTGGACTTGTGGCGGGATGTGGCATTTGAAAAGAACCTGATGATCCCGGGCTGCCACTACACGGATAGGCGGTGGGCCTACCAGTTTCTCGTCTTCACCAAGCAGATCCTGCCGGCCCTTATTCTCGATCTGCTCCTAAGGATCTTCGGTCGGAAGCCCGTGCTGATGAGTGCGGTTCGCAAGGCCTACCAAACGCTGGAGGTGATGCAGCCCTTCATGTTCAACAACTGGGACAGTCCCGGTGTTACGGACATGGAGTCGCTGTCCAAGCAGAGCGAGGG TTCTGCGTTCAACTTGGATGCCTTCAACCATCCGGACATCCATGGCCTGGTAATTCAATCCTGCCGCAACATGCTCTACAGTATCCGAACGCACTTGCTACGCGAGGATCCGAAGACTCTAGGGCGCTCCAAGAGAATCTTAAGGAT CAAGGAGTTCCTCTACCGGCTGCTTCGCCTCTTTTTGCTCTACAAGCTGATCCTCTGGCTTTGGAGAAGCTATCTGGCGCATCTCTTCTAG
- the LOC117146782 gene encoding SET domain-containing protein SmydA-8 isoform X1, with amino-acid sequence MSTAAQCPPPRPGGGGGDTTLAALGAHMAPCRDTTPEQLAQLIDAHLGDLRQEQPNWTISSSPVAGRGVFATRDIAAGELIFQERALVTGPTARKGQLSSCICCHETLPQTGFLCRHRCTLPVCETCSDSEEHQAECEHFRRWQPKDVDAEQEQVNPMSLRILTAVRVFHLGKEQRHLVDAMQANAERAYRREIIQAAQCFRNFPTTDRVFMDQLFRIVGVLNTNAFEAPCRSGGHETLLRGLFPLTAIMNHECTPNASHYFENGRLAVVRAARDIPKGGEITTTYTKILWGNLTRNIFLKMTKHFACDCVRCHDNTENGTYLSALFCREQGCRGLVIPVQTRTLQPDWRCITCENVFPHAKMAKYQDFALNTINNRINSCSVQDMIHFINELCPRFCPSSNYVLIEAKLNVIWRMTRFDHEEYTPEEMGHMDRYREEVLAILHKLGAGECTLKKLITGEIQ; translated from the exons ATGTCTACTGCTGCCCAGTGCCCGCCCCCTCGCCCAGGCGGTGGTGGAGGAGACACCACTCTGGCCGCCCTGGGCGCCCACATGGCCCCCTGTCGCGACACCACGCCTGAGCAGCTGGCCCAGCTGATAGACGCCCATTTGGGGGATCTGCGCCAAGAGCAGCCCAACTGGACCATCAGCTCATCCCCGGTGGCCGGTCGCGGGGTATTTGCCACCAGAGACATAGCCGCCGGCGAGCTGATCTTCCAGGAGCGAGCCCTGGTCACCGGGCCGACGGCGAGAAAGGGCCAACTGAGCAGCTGCATCTGCTGCCATGAGACCCTGCCGCAAACGGGATTCCTTTGCCGGCATCGCTGCACCCTGCCCGTATGCGAAACCTGTTCGGATTCCGAGGAGCACCAGGCGGAGTGCGAGCACTTCCGTCGCTGGCAGCCCAAGGACGTGGATGCCGAGCAGGAGCAGGTGAATCCTATGTCGCTGAGGATCCTCACCGCAGTGAGGGTCTTCCACTTGGGCAAGGAACAGCGGCATCTGGTGGACGCCATGCAAGCGAATGCGGAGCGCGCTTACCGGCGGGAGATCATCCAGGCGGCCCAGTGCTTCCGGAACTTCCCCACCACGGATCGGGTGTTCATGGACCAGCTGTTCCGGATCGTGGGCGTGCTCAATACGAATGCCTTCGAGGCTCCCTGCCGCTCTGGTGGCCACGAGACGCTACTGCGGGGTCTGTTCCCGCTCACGGCGATCATGAACCACGAGTGCACCCCGAACGCTAGTCACTACTTCGAAAACGGTCGACTGGCGGTGGTTCGGGCTGCGCGCGATATTCCCAAGGGCGGCGAGATTACCACGACCTACACCAAGATCCTCTGGGGCAACCTCACCCGGAATATCTTCCTCAAGATGACCAAGCACTTTGCCTGCGACTGCGTGCGGTGTCACGACAATACT GAAAACGGCACCTACTTGTCGGCGCTTTTCTGCCGGGAACAGGGCTGCCGTGGCCTGGTGATTCCCGTCCAGACTCGGACACTGCAGCCGGACTGGCGGTGCATCACTTGCGAGAACGTGTTCCCGCACGCGAAGATGGCCAAGTACCAGGACTTCGCGCTGAACACCATCAACAACCGGATCAACTCGTGCAGTGTCCAGGACATGATCCACTTCATCAACGAGCTGTGTCCGCGCTTCTGTCCCTCCTCGAACTACGTCCTGATCGAGGCCAAGCTGAATGTGATCTGGAGGATGACGCGGTTCGACCACGAGGAGTACACTCCGGAGGAGATGGGCCACATGGATCGCTACCGCGAGGAAGTGTTGGCCATCCTCCACAAGCTGGGAGCCGGAGAGTGCACCCTAAAGAAGCTGATCACCGGGGAGATCCAGTGA